The Actinotalea sp. JY-7876 sequence CGCTGGAAGTGGCGGGCGATGGCGATGGCGAGCGGCAGCGACGGGTCGTAGCGGCCCGTCTCGATCGAGTTCACGGTCTGGCGCGAGACGTCGAGCGCCTCGGCGAGCTCGCGCTGGGACAGTCCGGCGGCGAGCCGGAGGTCCCGCACGTCGTTCCTCATGGCGGCTCCTGATGTCAAGTGTCCTTGTCCTGACAAGGATGCTTGACTTCCCGA is a genomic window containing:
- a CDS encoding helix-turn-helix transcriptional regulator — protein: MRNDVRDLRLAAGLSQRELAEALDVSRQTVNSIETGRYDPSLPLAIAIARHFQRSVEEIFHVD